In Reichenbachiella agarivorans, one genomic interval encodes:
- the dapB gene encoding 4-hydroxy-tetrahydrodipicolinate reductase, with protein MNIGLVGYGKMGQAIEQILIERGHQVSKKITIDNLRELNDIKPDNTDVVIEFTSPESAFNNISTCLTNGVPVVSGSTGWLDRFAEVEALVDSKKGGFFYASNYSLGVNIFFKLNEYLAKLMNGRAYDSSMVETHHIQKLDAPSGTAITLAEGMMKQLDGKTAWVNEKTNDASKIGIVSERIENVPGTHDVSYSSEIDTITISHVAHSRKGFALGAVLAAEWLVGKSGVFSMNDLLEL; from the coding sequence ATGAATATCGGATTAGTAGGATACGGGAAGATGGGACAAGCCATCGAACAAATTTTGATTGAGAGAGGTCATCAGGTCTCTAAGAAAATTACAATTGATAACCTGCGAGAACTAAACGATATCAAACCAGATAATACAGATGTGGTTATCGAGTTTACTTCGCCAGAATCTGCATTCAATAATATTTCTACTTGTTTGACCAACGGAGTTCCAGTGGTCTCAGGGAGTACGGGATGGCTAGATCGTTTTGCAGAAGTAGAGGCTCTCGTTGACTCCAAAAAGGGAGGGTTTTTCTATGCATCGAATTATAGCTTGGGAGTGAATATTTTCTTTAAGCTCAATGAATACTTGGCCAAGTTGATGAACGGCAGAGCGTACGATTCGTCTATGGTTGAAACTCATCATATACAGAAACTAGACGCACCTAGTGGTACGGCTATTACACTCGCAGAAGGTATGATGAAACAGTTGGATGGAAAAACAGCTTGGGTCAATGAGAAAACCAACGATGCAAGTAAAATCGGCATTGTCTCAGAGAGAATCGAAAACGTGCCAGGTACCCATGATGTGTCGTACAGTTCAGAAATCGATACCATCACGATTAGTCACGTGGCTCATAGTCGCAAAGGCTTTGCATTGGGTGCTGTATTAGCTGCAGAATGGTTGGTAGGTAAAAGTGGAGTCTTCTCAATGAATGACTTGTTGGAATTGTAA
- a CDS encoding DUF5683 domain-containing protein, with translation MLDTLIKNSICVILFIFATLSLRAQNEVIYQDSLFLETPGIETFKSKSKLDPDRSALYSAVLPGLGQMYNKQYWKLPIIYGGGILIGHLIKYNQDYYTAFRNAWIAETDGDESTVNPFSGFSESSLQRRAEQFQRDRDFMIIIGVVYYILNIVDAHVAAHLIEFDINDELAILPSYKEQTQYTVRNIGMSMVINLNK, from the coding sequence ATGCTTGATACTTTGATTAAAAATTCGATTTGTGTCATTTTATTCATCTTTGCCACGCTCTCTTTGCGTGCGCAAAATGAAGTTATTTATCAGGATTCTTTGTTCTTAGAGACTCCCGGTATTGAGACCTTCAAAAGCAAATCTAAATTGGATCCTGATAGGTCTGCCTTGTATTCTGCTGTGTTGCCAGGCCTAGGACAGATGTACAACAAACAGTATTGGAAACTGCCTATTATTTACGGTGGAGGTATATTGATCGGACACCTGATCAAATACAACCAAGATTACTATACAGCGTTTAGGAATGCTTGGATAGCAGAAACTGATGGTGATGAAAGTACCGTAAATCCCTTTTCAGGATTTAGTGAATCTTCTCTCCAAAGGAGAGCTGAGCAGTTTCAGAGAGACCGTGATTTTATGATTATTATAGGAGTGGTTTACTATATCCTTAATATTGTGGATGCTCATGTAGCTGCACATTTGATTGAATTTGACATCAATGATGAGTTAGCCATTTTACCTTCATACAAAGAACAAACCCAGTACACTGTTAGAAACATCGGCATGTCAATGGTCATAAACCTCAATAAATAA
- a CDS encoding ParB/RepB/Spo0J family partition protein, which translates to MADNKQGKRNALGRGLGALLNDSTDKTEVKDRHPLRERSAAVGSISEVQLDQIEVNPYQPRTDFNQEALEELAESIKVQGIIQPITLRRLNNNSYQLISGERRFQASKLAGLKKVPAYIRTADDQQMLEMALIENIQREDLNAMEVALSYQRLLTDCKLKQEELGDRVGKKRSTVNNYLRLLKLPPDIQAAVRDGKISMGHARALISVEDSSFQLELLKKILNEDLSVRKVEALVKQASFPDAPVEKSENKEENKEIIKVQDKLSSHFGTKIKIASNDNNKGEIKIPFGSVSELNRILEIIDA; encoded by the coding sequence ATGGCTGACAATAAGCAAGGAAAAAGAAACGCATTAGGTAGAGGTTTAGGTGCATTGCTCAATGATTCTACTGACAAAACAGAAGTAAAGGACAGACATCCTTTGCGAGAGAGAAGTGCTGCCGTGGGCAGTATCTCTGAGGTACAGTTGGATCAGATTGAAGTAAATCCCTATCAGCCTCGTACTGATTTTAACCAGGAGGCACTCGAAGAATTGGCCGAATCGATCAAAGTCCAAGGTATCATCCAGCCAATCACTTTGCGTAGATTGAACAACAATTCATATCAATTGATCTCAGGAGAGAGACGGTTTCAAGCAAGTAAACTCGCAGGGCTGAAAAAAGTACCTGCATACATCAGGACAGCAGATGATCAGCAGATGCTAGAAATGGCGCTGATCGAAAACATCCAAAGAGAAGATCTCAACGCCATGGAAGTGGCACTGAGCTATCAGCGTCTATTGACAGATTGTAAATTGAAACAAGAAGAGTTGGGTGATCGAGTAGGAAAGAAACGCTCAACTGTCAATAATTATCTCAGATTACTCAAATTACCTCCCGATATTCAGGCGGCAGTGAGAGATGGGAAAATATCAATGGGACATGCCAGAGCACTCATTAGTGTCGAAGACTCCTCGTTTCAATTAGAACTACTCAAGAAAATACTCAACGAGGACTTGTCTGTAAGAAAGGTCGAAGCTTTGGTGAAACAAGCGTCATTTCCTGACGCACCCGTTGAAAAAAGTGAAAACAAAGAGGAGAACAAAGAAATAATTAAAGTTCAAGATAAACTATCTTCGCATTTCGGGACCAAGATTAAAATCGCGTCCAATGATAATAACAAAGGAGAAATCAAGATTCCATTTGGTTCTGTGTCAGAACTCAACAGAATCTTGGAAATTATCGATGCTTGA
- a CDS encoding ParA family protein — MGKIIAIANQKGGVGKTTSSINLAASLAALEYKTLMVDADPQANATSGIGEDPKQITAGIYECMVDGIDPYDCIIQTDIAYLDLLPSHIDLVGAEVELVDYEEREEKMKQALAPIKDDYDFIIIDCSPSLGLITINALTAADSIIIPVQCEYFALEGLGKLLNTIKIIQSRLNKELEIEGILLTMYDMRLRLSNQVVEEVTTHFKSMVFDTLIPRNIKLSESPSFGLPAIAHDAESKGAISYLNLAHEIIAKNQLAVVD, encoded by the coding sequence ATGGGTAAGATCATAGCAATCGCAAATCAAAAGGGTGGAGTTGGTAAAACTACATCGTCAATCAACCTAGCAGCCAGTTTGGCAGCATTAGAATACAAAACATTGATGGTAGATGCAGATCCTCAAGCCAATGCCACATCGGGCATAGGAGAGGATCCCAAACAAATCACTGCGGGAATCTATGAGTGCATGGTAGACGGGATTGATCCCTATGATTGCATCATTCAGACCGACATTGCATATTTGGATTTGCTCCCTTCGCATATTGACTTGGTAGGGGCCGAGGTAGAGTTGGTAGACTATGAGGAGAGAGAGGAAAAAATGAAACAGGCTTTGGCGCCTATCAAAGATGATTATGATTTCATCATCATTGACTGTTCTCCATCACTTGGTTTGATTACGATCAATGCACTCACTGCTGCTGATTCGATTATTATTCCAGTACAGTGTGAGTATTTTGCCTTGGAAGGCCTCGGAAAACTCCTGAATACAATCAAGATTATCCAGTCTCGCTTAAACAAGGAATTAGAAATTGAAGGCATCCTGTTGACCATGTATGACATGAGGTTGAGATTGTCCAATCAGGTGGTAGAAGAAGTGACTACTCACTTCAAATCCATGGTGTTTGACACTTTGATTCCAAGAAATATCAAACTCAGTGAGTCACCGAGTTTTGGATTGCCTGCGATAGCTCACGATGCTGAAAGCAAAGGAGCAATCAGCTATTTGAACTTGGCACATGAAATCATCGCTAAGAATCAATTGGCAGTTGTAGATTAA